A stretch of Sinimarinibacterium sp. NLF-5-8 DNA encodes these proteins:
- the recQ gene encoding DNA helicase RecQ, with amino-acid sequence MSPSVLDALKRQFGFERFRPGQQGIVEAALEGRDLLAIMPTGGGKSLCFQLPAVLSPGVTVVVSPLIALMQDQVRLLDAMGIPATFLNSTLDGRQTAERCQALMRGQVKLLYVAPERLLLPEFLNGFLRDLDQQVGLTALVIDEAHCVSEWGHDFRPEYRQLAAVRARFEHLPCWAFTATATERVRSDIIEQLALHEAFTHVASFERSNLHYAVRSKDKHTYAELLNQARGGESGIIYCLSRKGVEELAERLQADGVNALPYHAGLAANIRREHQDRYIRDDAQIIVATNAFGMGINKPDVRWVIHYGLPSTIEGYYQEAGRAGRDGEPARCTLYYALGDIRTAEFLIQKKIHPETGEPLEEEQRVARQQLRQVIDYAESGECRRNIQLRYFGEQRSDPCGRCDNCCEPRPSADRTIAAQKLLSCIARLRQRNPGYGYGGLYVIDLLRGANTERIRKNGHTDLSTYGIGKDLTVEQWRIILRSLLHQGLLTETQDGFPTLALNPQSHEVMRGKLRVHVVEPIAQPKPSKRTAPSQLSGDDEALFEELRMLRKHLAETHSIAPYMVFSDASLRAMVRHKPQTLDDFARIPGVGERKLELYSDDFIGLIHDYVVSQ; translated from the coding sequence ATGAGTCCATCGGTCCTTGACGCGCTCAAACGCCAGTTTGGGTTTGAGCGCTTTCGCCCCGGCCAGCAAGGCATTGTTGAAGCCGCGCTAGAAGGCCGTGATCTGCTGGCGATCATGCCCACCGGTGGCGGCAAATCACTGTGCTTTCAATTGCCCGCGGTGCTCAGCCCCGGCGTCACCGTGGTGGTATCGCCGCTGATTGCGCTGATGCAGGATCAGGTGCGCCTGCTGGATGCCATGGGCATCCCCGCCACTTTTCTGAACTCCACGCTGGATGGCCGCCAAACCGCCGAGCGCTGCCAGGCCTTGATGCGCGGGCAAGTCAAGCTGCTGTACGTCGCCCCTGAACGGCTGTTGTTGCCGGAGTTTTTAAACGGTTTTTTGCGTGATCTGGATCAGCAAGTCGGCCTGACCGCGCTGGTGATCGACGAAGCGCATTGCGTCTCTGAATGGGGGCATGATTTTCGCCCTGAATACCGTCAGCTCGCCGCCGTGCGCGCGCGCTTTGAACACCTGCCGTGCTGGGCATTTACCGCCACCGCCACCGAGCGCGTGCGCAGCGACATCATCGAGCAACTGGCGCTGCACGAGGCGTTTACCCATGTCGCCAGCTTTGAGCGCAGCAATCTGCACTACGCCGTGCGCAGCAAGGACAAACACACTTACGCCGAGCTGCTCAACCAGGCGCGCGGCGGTGAATCCGGGATCATTTACTGCCTGTCGCGCAAGGGCGTAGAAGAACTCGCGGAGCGCCTGCAAGCCGATGGCGTCAACGCCCTGCCCTATCACGCCGGTCTGGCCGCCAACATCCGCCGTGAGCACCAGGATCGCTACATCCGTGACGATGCACAAATCATCGTTGCCACCAACGCCTTTGGCATGGGCATCAACAAACCCGACGTGCGCTGGGTGATTCACTACGGCCTGCCATCGACGATCGAAGGCTATTACCAGGAAGCCGGCCGCGCCGGACGCGACGGCGAACCCGCACGCTGCACGCTGTATTACGCTCTGGGCGACATCCGCACTGCTGAGTTTCTGATCCAAAAAAAGATTCATCCCGAAACCGGCGAACCCCTGGAAGAAGAACAGCGCGTCGCGCGCCAACAGCTGCGTCAAGTGATTGATTACGCCGAGTCGGGCGAGTGCCGTCGCAACATTCAGCTGCGTTACTTTGGCGAACAGCGCAGCGATCCCTGTGGCCGCTGCGACAACTGCTGCGAACCGCGCCCGTCGGCCGATCGCACCATCGCCGCACAAAAGCTGCTGTCGTGCATCGCGCGCCTGCGCCAGCGCAACCCCGGTTATGGCTACGGCGGGTTGTATGTGATTGATCTGCTGCGCGGTGCCAACACCGAGCGCATCCGCAAAAACGGCCATACCGACCTGAGCACTTACGGCATTGGCAAAGATTTAACCGTGGAGCAATGGCGCATCATCCTGCGTTCTCTGCTGCATCAAGGCTTACTTACTGAAACGCAAGACGGCTTTCCAACGCTGGCACTGAACCCGCAAAGCCATGAGGTCATGCGCGGAAAACTGCGCGTGCATGTGGTCGAACCGATCGCCCAGCCCAAACCGTCCAAGCGTACGGCACCGTCACAACTCAGCGGAGATGATGAGGCGCTGTTTGAAGAACTGCGGATGCTGCGCAAACACCTGGCCGAAACCCACAGCATTGCGCCGTATATGGTGTTTTCCGATGCCAGCCTGCGCGCGATGGTGCGGCACAAGCCGCAAACGCTGGATGACTTTGCGCGCATCCCCGGCGTTGGCGAGCGCAAGCTGGAACTGTACAGCGATGATTTCATTGGCCTGATTCACGATTACGTCGTCAGCCAATAG
- the accC gene encoding acetyl-CoA carboxylase biotin carboxylase subunit, which yields MKQIKKVLIANRGEIALRILRCCREMGIKTVAVYSSADSELKHLAFADETVCIGPAQPGRSYLNMAAIISAAEITQADAIHPGYGFLSENADFAESVEKSGFIFIGPTSDTIRLMGSKTNAKAEMIAAGVPCVPGSDGVLPEDEAECLAVAEQVGYPVLIKAASGGGGRGMQVVRDPADLIGKIQIARTEALSAFKDASVFLEKYLETPRHIEFQVLADGQGHAIHLGERDCSMQRRNQKVVEESPAPGISAEQRAQIGALCVEACKRIGYRGAGTFEFLYENGQFYFIEMNTRIQVEHPVTEMVTSTDLIREMILIADGQPLRLTQEDVQFKGHAIECRINAEHPRTFIPSPGEIRKYHAPGGPGIRLDSHCYTSYRVPAHYDSMIGKLIAWGEDRATAIARLQQALAEMVVEGINTNNELHRRIMRDEVFTAGTHHIHYLEKMLEAWAQEEDA from the coding sequence ATGAAGCAAATCAAGAAAGTGCTGATCGCCAACCGTGGCGAGATTGCCCTGCGCATTTTGCGCTGCTGCCGCGAAATGGGCATCAAAACCGTGGCGGTGTATTCCTCCGCCGACAGCGAGCTCAAACATCTGGCCTTTGCCGATGAAACCGTCTGCATCGGCCCGGCACAGCCCGGCCGCAGCTATCTGAACATGGCGGCGATCATCTCGGCCGCCGAAATCACCCAGGCCGACGCCATCCACCCCGGCTATGGCTTTTTGTCCGAAAACGCCGACTTTGCCGAATCGGTGGAAAAATCCGGCTTCATCTTCATTGGCCCGACGTCCGACACCATCCGCCTGATGGGCTCAAAAACCAACGCCAAGGCCGAGATGATTGCCGCGGGCGTGCCCTGCGTGCCCGGCTCCGACGGCGTACTGCCCGAGGATGAGGCCGAATGTCTGGCGGTTGCCGAGCAAGTCGGCTATCCGGTGCTGATCAAGGCGGCCTCCGGCGGCGGCGGACGCGGCATGCAAGTGGTGCGCGACCCGGCTGATTTGATTGGCAAAATCCAGATCGCGCGCACCGAAGCGTTGAGTGCGTTCAAGGACGCCTCGGTGTTTTTGGAAAAGTATCTGGAAACCCCGCGCCATATCGAGTTTCAGGTGCTGGCCGATGGCCAAGGCCATGCGATTCATCTGGGTGAGCGCGATTGCTCCATGCAGCGGCGCAACCAGAAAGTGGTGGAAGAATCCCCGGCGCCGGGCATCAGTGCCGAGCAGCGCGCACAAATCGGCGCGCTGTGCGTGGAAGCCTGCAAGCGCATTGGCTATCGCGGCGCGGGCACGTTTGAGTTTTTGTATGAAAACGGCCAGTTCTATTTCATTGAAATGAACACCCGGATTCAGGTCGAGCATCCGGTCACCGAAATGGTCACCAGCACCGATCTGATCCGCGAGATGATTTTGATTGCCGACGGTCAGCCGCTGCGCCTGACGCAGGAAGACGTGCAGTTCAAGGGCCATGCCATTGAATGCCGGATCAACGCCGAACACCCGCGCACGTTCATCCCCTCCCCCGGCGAAATCCGCAAATACCACGCACCCGGCGGCCCCGGCATTCGCCTGGACTCACACTGCTACACCAGCTACCGCGTGCCGGCACATTACGATTCGATGATCGGCAAGCTCATCGCCTGGGGCGAAGATCGCGCCACTGCGATCGCGCGCCTGCAACAGGCACTGGCCGAAATGGTGGTGGAAGGCATCAACACCAACAACGAACTGCACCGCCGCATCATGCGCGATGAAGTGTTCACGGCGGGCACTCATCACATCCACTACCTCGAAAAAATGCTGGAAGCCTGGGCGCAGGAAGAGGACGCCTGA
- the accB gene encoding acetyl-CoA carboxylase biotin carboxyl carrier protein has translation MDLRKIKTLIELVEQSGVSELEVREGEESVRISRHVAAPAAPVQYVAAPAVAPAPAAAPAPAAPAAAPAAPVSDNRHVVRAPMVGTFYRTPSPGAKPFVEIGQTVKAGQALCIIEAMKMLNQIESDKAGVVVEILVDNESPVEFDQPMFVIE, from the coding sequence ATGGATTTGCGCAAAATCAAAACGCTGATTGAACTCGTCGAACAAAGCGGCGTTTCTGAACTAGAGGTCCGCGAAGGCGAAGAATCGGTTCGCATCAGCCGTCACGTTGCTGCGCCTGCGGCGCCGGTTCAATACGTTGCGGCGCCTGCCGTTGCCCCCGCGCCAGCAGCAGCTCCGGCGCCCGCCGCACCAGCAGCGGCACCGGCAGCCCCGGTCAGCGACAACCGCCATGTGGTGCGCGCGCCCATGGTGGGCACGTTCTATCGCACGCCCTCGCCGGGTGCCAAGCCGTTTGTCGAAATCGGCCAGACGGTCAAGGCCGGACAAGCGCTGTGCATCATCGAGGCGATGAAAATGCTCAACCAGATCGAGTCCGACAAGGCTGGCGTCGTCGTCGAGATTCTTGTCGATAACGAAAGCCCGGTGGAGTTTGACCAACCCATGTTCGTGATCGAATAA
- the aroQ gene encoding type II 3-dehydroquinate dehydratase, producing MSQLLLINGPNLNLLGTREPQVYGARTLAQIENDLCQQALALGHVLTCFQSNHEGALVDRIHQARTEGTDFILINPGAYTHTSIALRDALLGVAIPFIEVHMSNVHAREAFRRHSYLSDVAAGVIVGCGAYGYPLALMAAHQQMQAQRL from the coding sequence TTGAGCCAACTGCTACTGATCAACGGCCCCAATCTGAATCTGCTCGGAACCCGTGAGCCGCAGGTTTACGGTGCCCGGACACTGGCACAGATCGAAAACGATCTGTGCCAGCAGGCGCTTGCGCTCGGGCATGTGCTGACCTGCTTTCAGAGTAACCACGAAGGCGCATTGGTCGATCGCATTCACCAGGCGCGCACCGAAGGCACAGACTTCATCCTGATCAATCCTGGCGCTTATACCCACACCAGTATTGCGCTGCGCGATGCCTTGCTCGGCGTGGCGATTCCATTCATCGAAGTTCACATGTCCAACGTCCACGCCCGCGAGGCGTTTCGTCGGCATTCCTATTTATCGGACGTTGCCGCCGGCGTGATCGTCGGCTGCGGCGCGTATGGCTATCCGCTGGCGCTGATGGCCGCCCATCAACAAATGCAAGCACAACGCTTATAA
- a CDS encoding TlpA disulfide reductase family protein encodes MRSALTFLILALIAGAAGFAAYQWLQHEHPPLIGQAAPPLAFTDTEDQTHTLSQMQGQWVLINFWASWCAPCMDELPLLVEAQSQYAARGLRILGPALDSEEAIAPVVTRFGINYPVMADFAGADVAMQALGNERGALPYTVLIDPQGKIAEVVLGGMSRDVLNQKILAHLQ; translated from the coding sequence TTCTGCGCTGACTTTTCTGATACTGGCCCTGATTGCGGGCGCAGCCGGTTTTGCCGCCTATCAATGGCTGCAACATGAACACCCCCCGTTGATCGGCCAAGCCGCGCCACCGCTGGCGTTCACCGACACCGAAGATCAAACCCACACCCTGTCGCAGATGCAGGGGCAATGGGTACTGATCAATTTCTGGGCGTCGTGGTGCGCCCCGTGCATGGACGAACTGCCGCTGCTGGTCGAAGCACAAAGCCAGTACGCAGCCCGGGGGCTGCGCATCCTCGGCCCGGCGCTGGACAGTGAAGAAGCGATTGCCCCCGTCGTCACCCGCTTTGGCATCAATTACCCGGTGATGGCCGATTTTGCAGGTGCCGATGTGGCGATGCAGGCGCTCGGCAATGAGCGTGGCGCACTGCCGTATACCGTCCTGATCGACCCTCAGGGCAAGATTGCCGAGGTCGTTCTCGGCGGCATGTCGCGCGACGTCCTCAACCAGAAAATTCTGGCGCATCTGCAATGA